The Bacteroidales bacterium DNA segment CGCGAAAGAACAATCTGAAATACGTCGCCGCGGAAGCAATGTTCCTTGCCCTTTGTCACCAGTTCCATATACTGACTGTCGGTGAGGTTCGATGTCTCTTTTTTGTCGGGCCGGAAAGGGTATGTGGCGAAGTTTCTGCTCTGAAGCAACGATTCCAGCACAGGAAGCTGGCTTTCCTCCCCGTCAAACAGGTTCTCAATCAGGTACAGGGCATTCTGAAAATGATTGATGGCAATGATGTATTTATAGAAACTGTAAGAGACCTCAGGGATCGCATCGGGGGCGTCACCGGTATCAGGAAAGGAAATGGTCTCCGCATACCTTACGGCATCATAGGCCAGATAGCCGAACAATCCGTTTGCCGGCGTTTCATGGGTGTTTGGCTGAAACAAGAGCCGGAAACTTTCCAGAAGTTCGGGAAGTTGTCCGCCTGAAATTGGCAGAGTCTCTGAGGATCCGTCGGGATAGCCAATCTGAACCTTTCCGTTTTTTGCTTCGAAGGTTGAAAGAGGCTTTAGGCAGATGAACGAATAGCTTCCTTTGCTGCCATGAAAATCGGAACTTTCGAGCAGGACCGCTCCGGGGTAAATGTCCCGTAGTTTAAGGTACAATCCGACCGGGGTGATGGTGTCGGCCAGGATCTTCTTTTGTACCACATTGAAATAAAACCGTTTCACACGCATTGATTTTACAGGTTTTTACAACAAAAAAGGCCCGCCGTGATTCGGCAGGCCTTATATCGTTTACGAACAGGAATGGCTTACCAGCCTCACGGAAACCGGGAGTCACTGATCCACCACCACCATGTTCTATTTGTCATCATTTTTTAATACTACATGTAGTGCAAAAAAAAGAATTTTTTACGGAATAAAAAAATGCAGGGCAATATTTTTTAATTTCACATGTTTTTTCAATGCTGCTCAACATGGTTCACCGGCGAAAACGCCTCATAAGGTTAATATAAGGTATTCTCATGCTTCGCTTTTTAAAAAAATCGTACCCTTTCAATGAAGACCTGAAACATAATGCCAAGGTCATTTTCTTTATCAGTGTGGGCGTTCTTGCTTTTATTCTTGTATTTCAGCCCATTGAAATTTACTCTCATCCCAGGAAACTGGTATTTCTTATTGCAGGTTTTTTTCTTTCCACTTTTGTTACCCTTGCCATAAACCTGCTGGTACTGCCAAGTTTGTTTCCACGGCTTTTCCGGAGCGAGAAATGGAATGTGGGAAAGGAAATTCTGTGGGATATATGGCTGCTGCTCAATGTTTCGTTTGCTGATTTTCTGATTTATACACGATTGTTTGAGATCATGAATCTTCATTTTTCCGATGTCGGGAAGATTCTTCTTATTGCCTGCCTGCCAGTAGCAGTATTGATAGTCATCAACCAGGAACGTCTTTTGCGGACGCACCTTAAAAGCGCTCTGCAAATGAACGAGCGGTTGATGAAGTCAAGAAATCTGAAGGAAACACTGATCCATCTGGAATCAGAATATAAGACTGACAGCATTTCCATCACTGCAGATGCCCTGGTCCTTATCAGGTCGGCCGACAATTACATTGAAGTGTACTACCGGAGCAACGGCAATGTTAAAAAGCAAATGGTGAGAAGTTCCCTGAAAAAGGCCGAAGAAACTCTGCGTGATTTCGATTTCATATTCAAATGCCACCGTTCCTATATTATCAATATCAACCACATAAAGGAGGTGCGCGGAGATTCGCAGGGATATACCTTGTTTTTTGACCAGATCGATTTTCCGGTTCCGGTATCCCAGAATTATATCGAAGAATTTAAAAAGCTGATTTAGCCTGTTCACCTGCTTCCGCAGGCCGGTGTGGTGGTTGAGATATTTATTCTTCTATTTGTCAGAGTTTTATGGGATTTTTTGTCCTTTTTTGACATGAAACCGCGGTTTTTTTCGTCCCTGCTATAGCCCTTTTCATCCCTAAAAACTATCGTTCTTCCCTGTTTTGGCAACTCAGAGCAGGTAAGGACTACTTTTACTGCTGAATTTTAATTTATGGAGAAGAGTATTATGAAATCATTGAATATTGGGAACCTTCATGTTCCTCTGCCGATCGTTCAGGGAGGAATGGGCGTAGGTGTATCGTTATCAGGGCTGGCTTCAGCTGTTGCCAGCGAAGGAGGCATTGGAGTCATATCGGCAGTGGGTATCGGCATGACCGAGCCCGATTACCGGAAAAACTTCAAGGAAGCAAACAAAACCGCCTTGCGAAAGGAAATCAGGAAAGCCCGGGCAAAAACAAACGGAGTTCTGGGGGTTAATATAATGTATGCCGTCACCGATTATGACGATTTGCTGAAAGTAGCTCTGGAAGAAGAGATAGACGTTGTGATTACAGGAGCCGGCTTACTGCTGAAACTGCCTTCCAATATTGACGGTTCTGTGCTCGAAACCCGCAGAACCAAATTTATTCCCAAGGTATCTTCAGGGAGGGCTGCCAGAATCATTTTTCATTCCTGGTCAGAAAGGTACAACCGGGTGCCGGATGCCGTTGTTGTGGAAGGGCCTATGGCCGGGGGGCATCTGGGCTTTTCACGGCAGGAACTCGACCAGCCGCAAAAAGATCTGGCTTCGCTGGTAAAGGAAACCCTGCCGGAACTGCTTCCTTATGAACAGAAGTACGGAATGGAAATTCCCGTTATTGCAGGTGGGGGAATTTATGACGGAAGAGATATGTACGAAATTTTGGAGGCCGGAGCAAGCGCAGTAAAAATAGGAACCCGCTTTGTTACCACGGTAGAATGTGATGTAGCCGAATCCTTCAAACAGAATTACATTAACAGCACACCTGACGACATCGTCATAATTAACAGTCCGGTTGGTTTACCCGGCAGGGTGATAATCAATGATTTTGTGCGGGCTGTCCAGGCCGGCGAAAGAAAACCGGTTAAATGTTCCTGGAAATGTTTGAAAACCTGTGATTTCAAAAAAGTGCCCTACTG contains these protein-coding regions:
- a CDS encoding LytTR family transcriptional regulator, which encodes MLRFLKKSYPFNEDLKHNAKVIFFISVGVLAFILVFQPIEIYSHPRKLVFLIAGFFLSTFVTLAINLLVLPSLFPRLFRSEKWNVGKEILWDIWLLLNVSFADFLIYTRLFEIMNLHFSDVGKILLIACLPVAVLIVINQERLLRTHLKSALQMNERLMKSRNLKETLIHLESEYKTDSISITADALVLIRSADNYIEVYYRSNGNVKKQMVRSSLKKAEETLRDFDFIFKCHRSYIININHIKEVRGDSQGYTLFFDQIDFPVPVSQNYIEEFKKLI
- a CDS encoding nitronate monooxygenase, translating into MKSLNIGNLHVPLPIVQGGMGVGVSLSGLASAVASEGGIGVISAVGIGMTEPDYRKNFKEANKTALRKEIRKARAKTNGVLGVNIMYAVTDYDDLLKVALEEEIDVVITGAGLLLKLPSNIDGSVLETRRTKFIPKVSSGRAARIIFHSWSERYNRVPDAVVVEGPMAGGHLGFSRQELDQPQKDLASLVKETLPELLPYEQKYGMEIPVIAGGGIYDGRDMYEILEAGASAVKIGTRFVTTVECDVAESFKQNYINSTPDDIVIINSPVGLPGRVIINDFVRAVQAGERKPVKCSWKCLKTCDFKKVPYCIAEALFNAARGNFDEGFSFAGSKAWKATEILTVHETINRLRSEYSLAELSKEAVFAV